From a single Oncorhynchus nerka isolate Pitt River linkage group LG11, Oner_Uvic_2.0, whole genome shotgun sequence genomic region:
- the LOC115137212 gene encoding small ribosomal subunit protein eS6, with the protein MKLNISFPATGCQKLIEVDDERKLRTFYEKRMATEVAADPLGDEWKGYMVRISGGNDKQGFPMKQGVLTHGRVRLLLAKGHSCYRPRRTGERKRKSVRGCIVDANLSVLNLVIIKKGEKDIPGLTDSTVPRRLGPKRASKIRKLFNLAKEDDVRQYVVRRPLTKEGKKPRTKAPRIQRLVTPRVLQHKRRRIALKKQRTQKNKEEASEYAKLLAKRMKEAKEKRQEQIAKRRRLSSLRASTSKSESSQK; encoded by the exons ATGAAG CTGAATATCTCGTTTCCTGCCACTGGCTGTCAGAAGCTGATTGAAGTGGATGATGAGCGCAAGTTGCGAACCTTCTACGAGAAGCGTATGGCCACAGAGGTGGCTGCTGATCCCCTGGGAGATGAGTGGAAG GGCTACATGGTGCGCATCAGCGGAGGCAACGACAAGCAGGGCTTCCCCATGAAGCAGGGTGTGCTGACCCATGGCCGTGTGCGCTTGCTGCTTGCCAAGGGCCATTCCTGTTACCGCCCCCGTAGGACAGGAGAGCGCAAACGCAAGTCTGTCCGTGGCTGCATCGTTGATGCCAACCTCAGCGTGCTGAACTTGGTTATCATCAAGAAAG GTGAGAAGGACATCCCCGGCCTGACCGACAGCACTGTGCCCCGCCGCTTGGGACCCAAGAGGGCCAGCAAGATCCGCAAGCTCTTCAACCTGGCCAAGGAGGATGATGTCAGGCAGTATGTTGTGAGGAGACCCCTGACTAAAGAAG GTAAGAAGCCCAGGACCAAGGCTCCCAGGATCCAGAGGCTAGTGACACCCCGTGTGCTGCAGCACAAGCGCCGCCGCATTGCCCTTAAGAAACAGCGCACCCAGAAGAACAAGGAAGAGGCTTCCGAGTACGCGAAGCTGCTGGCCAAGAGGATGAAG GAGGCTAAGGAGAAGCGCCAGGAACAGATCGCTAAAAGGCGCCGTCTCTCCTCCCTTAGGGCCTCCACATCCAAATCTGAGTCCAGCCAGAAGTGA